A window of Rhodothermales bacterium genomic DNA:
ACGACGGGGAGCAGTTCGTCCAGGTCCTGCTGCTGCAGGTCCGGGGGCAACTGCCCGTGGTACCAGGCGGTCGCCGTGAAATAGGGGAGATACAGTGCATCGCTGACCGGGCCGCTCCGCTCCACCCCCAGCCCCGTCGGAGACACGAGGATGACGCCGTTCAGGTACATCCAGTGGCTGTTCTGCAACCGGTTCGCGAGGCCCGACACGCGGGTCGTGCCATACGATTCGCCGATCAGGAACTTGGGGGAGGGCCAGCGCTCTTTCCGGTTGACGAAGGTGTTTATCCATTCGGCGAGGTACTCGATATCCTCGTTCACACCGAAAAACTGCTTGTCGTCCACGCCCGGCAGCGCCCGGCTGAGCCCCGTATTCACCGGGTTCACGAACACGATATCCGCCGCATCAAGGATGGAGGACGGATTGTTCCGGACGCCGTAGGGACGGACGGGGAAGCCCTCGTCATCGATGACCAGCTGTTGGGGGCCGGTGTACCCGATGTGCATCCACAACGAAGCGGAGCCCGGCCCCCCATTGAACGAAATCACCAACGGGCGGACAGCCGTGTCCTCGATCCCGTTGCGGGTGTAATACGTGTACTGGAGCGCGGCGATCGGCTGTCCTTCATCTCCGTACACCGGCTGGAACCCGAATTCACGGGTGTAGGCAAACGTCTGCCCGTTGATGGTGGCCCGGTGCTGGGACACGATGGCCGTATCCACCGGTACATGCGTGGACTGGGCGTGCGTGGCCACGGGAAGGGCGATGACGGCGAGCAGAAGAACGATGAAAAGTCGCATGGAAAGACGTGGGTGCGGTGGCAAATTCAATTCAAATACGGCGCAATTACGAAGGTCCGATTGCAGCGCCCCGGGAAGGAGACTGCACGAAAAGTAGGGTATTTCGGGGTATACTTGCATCATGGGCGGGGTGATGACGTATATTGCTTCTTGATTCCATATCTCCGCCCCGCACTCTGCGGCTCGCTGCGCTCTGAAGTTGGTTTGTCTGACCCAGGTACGTTCCGAATCCAGTCCATGTAAGGTGTAGATCCGGAATCGGTAACCCTGTTAGATAAAACTGAGCCTTTCAGGCTCGAATGACCGATATGAAAAAGCTTTTTGTGGGCAACCTGCCCTGGGGTGTTGATGACCAACAGCTCGAAGAAATGTTCGCTTCCTATGGACCTGTGGCCTCGGCCAAAGTCATCCTGGACCGCGACACGGGCCGTTCCCGTGGATTTGGATTCGTTGAAATGGCCGACGGCGCTGCTGCCGACGATGCCACCAACGGACTCAATGGACACGAGATTGATGGTCGCCCACTGCGCGTCAACGAAGCCAATGACCGTCCCCCGCGTCGTGAGAACGACCGTCGTGGCGGTGGTGGTGGCGGCGGTGGAAACCGCTGGTAGTCTGACGTCGCACTCCGACTGACGGAAAAGGGGCGGGCCGAAAGGCTCGCCCCTTTTCTTATGCCCTGACGGCACGTCCATGCTGAATTTGCATGCTGGTTGTACCTTCCCATTTCCCGTTCACCATGCCGCGCCAACCATGAAGCACGTTCCCGCATTCATCCTGATCCTGATCGGCCTCACGTTGACCGTTCCTGTCACCGCTCAGTCACTGACGGCCGAGGATTATGCCCGCGCCGAAGGATTCCTTTCGCGCTATATGAGTCCGTTGGTCCACCGGGCCGATGTCTCCCCCGAATGGATGGAAGATGGTCGCTTCTGGTACAGCGTCTCGGTCCCCGGCGGGAACGAATTCGTCGTGGTGGATCCATCCGCACCGTCCCGGGGCCCGGCCTTCGACCACCGCCGAATGGTGTCATCAGTGAATGCAATATCGGGCGGCGGCCAGATGGAGGCCCTTCCATCCGGATCGCTTGACTTTGCGACCGGGCAAGCCACGTTCCAGGCGGGACGTCAGACGGTCATCTGCTCGATGTCGTCTTACACGTGTACGCGTTCCGAGGATGGCGACGGATCCGGGGCCAACGGCGGCGGCCGGTTCTTCCGCAGTCCGGACGTGGCGTCGCCCGATGGTACCATGGAAGCCTTCATCCGGGACAACAATCTGTGGGTGCGTGTGACATCGTCCGGCGAGGAATTCCCGCTCACCACGGACGGCGCCGAAGATTACGGCTATGGTACCAACAATGCGGGCTGGACCAAGAGCGACCGACCGGTCCTGGAATGGTCTCCGGACTCGAAGAAAATCGCCGCGTTCCGGCACGACGGCCGCCAGGTCAGCATGATGTACATGGTGAATACGCAGGTGGGTGCTCCGGAACTGGAGGCCTGGCGTTATCCGTTCCCTGGGGACGACCATATTTTCATGATTGAGCGCGTGGTCCTGCACGTGGAGGACCGGAAGGTGGTCACATTGGATATGCCACCGGATGCGCACCGATCCACGATCACGGACCACGTAGCCTACGGTGGCGGATGGGCCGACATACAGTGGTCCGACGATTCCGAGCGGCTGTTCTTCGTATCGAGCTCGCGCGATCACAAGCGTGCAGCCCTCCGTGAGGCCGACATCCACACGGGTGCCGTGCGTGACATCCTGGATGAAACGGTCGACACGTTCTTCGAGTCAGGCTACCGGAACATCAACTGGTCGGTGCATCCGGATCGCAACCAGGTCATCTGGTATTCCCGGCGTTCGGATTGGGGACACCTGTACCTGTACGACCTGCAGACCGGATCGCTCATCAAGCCGCTCACGGAGGGGGACTGGAACGTCCTGGCCGTGGACACGGTCGAGGACAACCACATCGTGTTCACGGGCGCGGGACGCGATGGGTCCGATCCGTATTACCAGTACCTGTACCGCGTGGACATGCGGACGGGGGATCTCGTCCTGTTGACCCCGTCCGTCGGCAACCACAGCATCCAATGGTCTCCCGGAAGGGACTACTTCGTGGATACGTGGTCCACGCCTGTTGAGCCCCCCGTGTCCATCCTCCGCTCGGCGGATGGCCGGGCCGTGATCGAATTGGAATCGGCCGACATTTCGGCGCTCCTGGCGGCCGGTTGGCAGCCCCCCACCCGTATCCAGGCCAAGGCCCGCGACGGCGAAACGGATATCTACGGGCTCATGTATACGCCGACGCACCTGGACCCCGCGAAGAAATACCCCGTTCTGAACTACGTCTACCCGGGGCCGCAGAGCGGCAGCGTCGGTTCGCGATCATTCTCGGCCGCTCGCGGCGACAAGCAGGCCATTGCGGAACTGGGCTTCATAGTGATTGAAGTCGATGCCATGGGCACGCCCATGCGGTCGCAGTCCTTCCATGAGGCCTACTACGGCGACATGGGCGACAACGGTATTCCGGATCAGATCGCGGCCATCCGGCAGATGGCGGCTGCGCATCCGTACATCGATCTGGACCGCGTCGGGATCTGGGGCCACTCCGGCGGTGGATTCGCCTCGACGGCGGCCATCCTGGACTATCCCGATTTCTACAAGGTGGCCGTCTCCCAGGCAGGTAACCACGACAATGCCACGTACGAGGACGACTGGGGGGAAAAGTGGCATGGCCTGCTCGAAACGTACGAAGATGGCTCGACGAACTACGACTCGCAGGCCAACCACATGAAGGCGCACAAGCTCAAGGGCAAGCTGTTGTTGGCGCACGGCACGCTGGACGGCAATGTGCCGCCGAACAATACGCTCCTGGTGGTGAATGCGCTGATTGATGCGAACAAGGATTTCGACCTCATCATGTTTCCGAACCGCCGACACGGATTCGGCAACGAGCCCTACATGATGCGTCGCCGTTGGGACTACTTCGTCGAGCACCTCATGGGCGCCGAGCCTCCAAAGGAGTTTTCCTTCGGTCAGCGGGACTAGCGCCGGTTGGAGAGCATCCAGTCGTACAGGTCCTGGCCCGCGTATACGCGTTTCCATGCGTCGTGGCCCATGTCCTCGTGGATGGTCAGCCGGATGTCCGGATGGCCGGCGTCCTCCAGCGCCGCGGCCATCGTGTACAGCCAGTGGGGCTTGATGGCGGTGTCTGCACCCCCGCCGAACATCCAGATGGGGGTGCCGGCCTGGGCCAGTCGCGGGGCATCGGCCGGATTCCCGGTGCCTACGATGGGTGCGATGGCCGCCCACCGGTCGGGAAAGCGGGCCGCGTAGTGCAACGCACTGAATCCCCCGTAACTCAGGCCCGTGACGTAGACCCGGTCGGGGTCTCCGTTCCAGCGTGCCAGCACGGAATCCACCATGGCCATGACATCCTCGGCCACCAATTCCCAGCCCTGAGGCAGGAGGCCGTTCTCGGGGTAGTCGCCATAGCGCTCATGGGAGCCGGACGGGAACGATGCCGCATTGTCGCGGACCAGGGGCGTAGCCGCCTTGAACTCGGGATTGGCCTGTCGTCCATGGGGTGGTCGCGGTGCGGGCGGTCCGTCCGGGCGTGAGAGGTCCGGCGCCGTCCTGTCCGGATTGTACGCGGGTTGGTCGAACTGCGGCAGTTGCGGGGCGATCATGATGAACGGCAAATCCCGCTTGCGTTTCCACGCCTCCATGAGGGGTCCGTGGACAATGGCATGTCCCAGGTCTTCGCGACCGTTCCCCCGCTCCCCGTTGCCGTGGAGGAAAAGGATGACAGGCCATTGCTGCGTACCGTCCGTGTGTCCCGATGGCAGGTACAGCAGGAATTCGCGGGTATCGCCACCGGTGGCCGTGCTCGTGTACGGCACGCGCACGAGGGCGGGTTCGGGCGGAGCGGCTTGTTCAGGCATGGGTGGGGCCGAGGACGACGGCGTGCAGGAGGCCAGGAACAGGGCCAACACGCCGACGGTGTATCGTAGCCCGGCCATCAACCCGTCGCCGTTACCGGACGTTCCTGGAGGGCACCGCGACGCGCATCCCGCCAGTCACGTACGCGGTCGAGCATGCCGTGTGTGGAGACGTACACCGAGGGAATAAGGACGAGCGTTACGAGCGTCGATGCCGTCAAGCCGCCAATCACAACGCGGGCCAGCGAGGCCTGGATTTCCGCACCAGCCCCGAAGCCCAGGGCGAGCGGAAGCAGTCCCAGGATGGTGGTCAGCGTGGTCATCAGGATGGGGCGCAACCGCAAACGGCCAGCCTCCACCACGGCGTCCATCACATCCATGCCTTGCTCGCGGCGCAGCAGGTTGATATAGTCCACGAGCACAATGGCATTGTTCACCACGATGCCGACCAACATGACGACCCCCATGATGCTCTGCATGTTCAGGCTCGTACCGGTCAGGAGCAGCGTCGGGACCACGCCCACGATGGCCACCGGAACGGAGAACATCACGATGAGCGGATCCAGGAACCGTTCGAACTGGCCGGCCATGACCATGTAGATGAGTACGAGCGCCAGTATGATGGTCAGCAGGAAGTCGCGTTGGGCCCGTTGCTGTTCTTCATATTCCCCCCCGATGGACGCGGAATACCCGCGCGGGAAGGTCATCTGTGCAAGATTGGATTGGACAAGCTCCACGACGTCTCCCAGGGGCACACCGTCTTCCAGGTTGGCATTCACGTAGGTGACGCGCTGGCCGGATACCCGCTGGATGGTGGTGGGGGCTCGGGATCGGTCATTCCGGATGAGCGTGGAGACGGGAATGGTCTCCCCGTTGCCGGCGCGGACCGAGATGTTGTCCAGGTCCTGCAGGCTGAGCCGGTCTTCGGGCCGCAGGCGCACCATGATGGGAAATTCCTCGCCGTCCACCCGGAACTGTCCGGCCCGACTGCCGCCCAGACTGGTCTGAACGGCCCGTCCGACCTGCTGGATGGTCAGGCCGAGGTTGGCAATCTTCTCCCGATCGAAGACCAGGTTCTCTTCAGGACGGCCTTCACGGCGGCTCAGACGAGCGTCGGCCACGCCCGGAATGGCTTCCAACCGGTCGCGGATTTCGCGAGCCAGGGCATCGGCAACCTTGAGATCATAGCCCCGGATTTCAACTTCCACCGCCTCGGTCCCTCCGCCTGAGCTGAACAGACGCCGCAAGATCCAGAGTCCGCCCTGGGCATTCACCCGAAGTGAGACGCCGGGCAGGGTGCCCTCCAGTTGCCCCCGGAGTTGGTCGGCCAGTGCGGAAGGATCGATGGTCCGTTCGCCGGCCGGCTTCAGGTTGACTTCGATGGAAGCGTTGCCCCAGCGCACCTCCGTCGCTACATCTTCGATCTGATCCATGGGGAGCAGGGGCAGGACGCGGGTCTTCAACTCGTCCAGGTACGTCTTGACGACCGCGATATTGGTGCCCTCGGCCATGTCCATGCTGATCTCGATCTCGTCCGCCTCGGTGGGTGGTGCGAGTTCAACCGGGATGAGGGGGAGTGCCAGGACGGAGCCCACGACCAGGACGACGGCGGTCCCGAAGACGATCCAACGGCGGTTGACGGCGGTCTTGAGGGACGACGAGTAACTGGATTCCAACCGGGTAAAGAATCGCTGGAACGCCGATTTCTTCTGGTGCTTCTCGTCCCCGGCCGTGAGAAAACGGGACGCCAGGACCGGTACCAGCGTGATGGCCACCAGGAGCGATGCGGCCAACGCAAACACCACGACGATGGCGAGTGCCTGGAACATGTCACCCGTCGTGGAGCGCATGAACACCAGCGGGACGAAGATGACACAGGTGGTCAGCGTGGAGGCGATGATGGCGCCCACGACCTCCCTGGAACCGGTACGCGCGGCTTCCATGAGCGAGGCCTTCTTTTCTTCCCGGTGTCGGACAATGTTTTCCAGGACCACGATGGCATTGTCCACCATTAATCCAATGCCGAGCGCCAGTCCACCGAAGGTCATCTGATTGAGGGTCATGCCGCCGAAGAACATCAAGCCGAAGGTCGCGATCACCGATATCGGTATGGCCAGCGCAATGATGAACGTGGAGGAGCCGTTCCGCAGAAAGATGTACAGCACGAAAATGGCCAGCAGGCCGCCCCATAGCGCGGATGACTGCACGTTCGAGATGCTCTGCCGGATGAACGTGCTCTGGTCGCTGATGACGTGGAACGTCATTTCGGTCTGCTCGGCGTGAATGCGCTCCACTTCCCGCATGACGTTGTCCGCGACCTCGACCGTGTTGGCACCGCTCTGCTTCTGGATATCGAGACGCAGGACGGGGATGCCGTTCAGTTCCGACATCCGGTCGATGTCGGAAAAGCCGTCCACGACAGTGGCCACATCCTGGACCCGAACCGGCTTGTCACCGACGTACCGAATGACGGTATTCGCAATCTGCTCGACCGATTCGAATTCGCCGGAAGAACGGACGTACAGGTCTTTCACTCCTTCCTTCACGTTGCCCCCGGGCAGCTTCACGTTTTCGGCCGAGAGGGCCGACTGGACATCCTGCGGGGTGAGGCCGGCGGCCTGGAGCTTGTCCCGCTCCAGTTCAATCCGGATTTCCCGTTCGATGCCACCGCGGAGTTCGATAGTGCCGACGCCCGGAATCTGTTCGAATCGCTGGGCGAACTCCCGTTCAATCTTGCGGGTGGCTTCGTCGAGAGGGAATGTGGACTCCACGGCCAGCGTGACCACGGAGATGTTGTTGGGATCGAATTTCCAGATGCCGGGCGCCTGCACTTCGGGGGGCAAGCCGCTCCGGATCCGGTCGAGGGCAGAGCGGACGTCGTTGGCCGCCTCGTCGGTGTTGGTCCCCTGGACAAACTCCAGGGTCACGCGCGAATTGCCTTCCGACGAACGGGACGTGACCCGCTCCACGTTGGGGATGCCGGCTACGGCGTTCTCAATGGGGTCCGTGACGATTTGTTCGATCTCTTCGGGTCCGACATTCGGGTAGTTCGCGAAGATGGTCAGCCGAGACAACTCAATGGGAGGCAACAGGTCGACCGGCAGATACCTGAATCCTGCCATCCCGATGGTGATGATGATCAGGTAGAACATGGCCGTCGCTACCGGACGGCGGACAGAGAGGTCGGTCAATGAGGACATGGGCGCTCCCGGTTACGCTGGTGGTATTACTCTGCTGTGGCGGCCGCTGCTGCGGAAGACGGTGCTGAAGCTGCATCCGTCGTGGATCCCGAGGATCGGACGCTGTCGGCCAATCGCTGCTGCTTTTCCATGAACTGCAGGAGAAGGTCCTGGTCCTGGAGTGCCTGCAGGCTGGCCACGCGCTGCCACGGCACGGGCCGTGCGCGTGCCGACACATCCCCGGTGCGGCTGGCCAACATGTCCTGACCGACCGTGACGACCCAGTCGCCCATGACTATGCCCGTGACACCGGCAACGCCGCGCCCGCGCGCCATGACATTCACCGGCCGGAACTGCACCGGCGTCGCCTCCGTGAGGGGTGGTGGATTTGACGGATCGAATTCATCCGGCTCTTCAATGGGCGTTTCCTGGGCAAGGGAGGGCGCTACAAAGACGCCCATGAGCCCGGACGTCGGGTGCTCGAAGAGGGCGCTTTCCGGGACGAGGGTCGCCTGTTGCGATTCGCCATACAGGACGTCCACGGCAACGAACATGCCCGGTCGCAGGACACGTCCGGGATTCGGTACGTCGATTTCAGCCGATGCGCTGAAACTACCCGCCTCCAGGAACGGCGAAATCCGGGACATGCGCGCGGTGATGAGCGTATCCGGGCGGCCATCAATGGAAATCAGGGCCGTCTGCCCGCGTTCAATGCGTGACATCATTCCGTCGGTAATGGAGACCTCCACCCGGACTTCGTCGAAATCACCGATCATGAAGAGCGGTGTGTTGGTGTCCACGCGTTGCCCGGCATCCACATTCCGCTGACCGACCATGCCGGAAAAGGGTGCCCGGACGATCGTTCTGCGGAGTGCCTCCTGGCGTTCCCGCACCGTGGATTCCGCCTGTGCAATGCGGGCGAGTGCTTGCAGGTGCGCCGCGCGGGCCGACGCGACGTCGGTCATGGCCGCGTCGAATTGTTGCTGGCTCTGCAATTCTTTCTTGAACAGTTCCTCGGCGCGTGCAAACCGGGCTTCGGCCTCGTTGAGGGCCGCCTGTGTGCGCTCGGCGTCGGCTTCATTCAACTGGAGCTGAGCTTCGGCCTGCCGAAGCTGATCCTGGAACTGCTGGTCGCGCAAGTAGACCAACGCATCGCCGGCCTGGACGGTGTCGCCGTTCCGGACGGCCACTCGTTCCACCGGCGCCGAAATTTCGGGGTAGATCATGACCTGGTTGACCGCGCGAACAATACCGGACAGGCGCTGCTCCAGCGGGAGGGAGCCTACGCGCGCCTGGATGACTTCCACGGCCGGAGTGGTCGGTGCACCGAACCGACCCATGGGTCCGCCCCCCGAAGGGCTTTCAGAGCCGCAGCCGGAAAAAAGCAGGAAAACAGCGGCCGCGGTAAAAACAAAACGTGGGGACATGTCGAATTTGGCAGGTAGAAACGTTCAGATCAGAACTTTGAATGATTCTGTAAGTGTTAGACGCCCGGACGGTTCTGTCCATTCCATCGAAATGACGACGTTTATCGTAAAGAATCGGGGAAGTTGACGCCTCAGAGGGTACATCCCGATCGTTGAACGGTTTGCAAACGGATGATCATATCCGAAACTCACATTCCACCAGTCATGCAGCGCATCATGAAACCTTTCATCGCAGCTTGTCTCCTGGCCGTATCATTCGTGGTGCCGGTCCAGGCCCAACCGGCTTCCGCCGTCCGGACGGCATCGTTCGTCGACGCCTCCGGCGATACGCCGGTCTTCTATTCATTGGAATCCAATACGCCGGTTTCGGCGACTCAAGCTGAGTTCGGCGGATGGGACATCTCCATGAAAGGCACGGAGTTGCGTGTGAACGGGGGTGTTGTCATGGTCGATTCGGCATTTGCTGAAGTCACCGAAGCCCCCGCTGACGGTTACGTCTCCGATACGCCTGAACAGACGGCCATTCCCGGCGGCAGCGGGAAGGGGTGGTTCAATTACGATCCGACCACACACATCATTACGCCGGTCGAGAACCGGACGTTCGTGCTGAAACTGAAGAACGGTCGCTATGCCAAACTGCGTGTGACGGACTACTACCGCCAGGAGTTCACGGCCGCGGGACCGCAGCCGGTCCCGCGCCACTGGTCGTTCCGGTTCGAACTGGCCCCGGAAGGTTCGCGGCAGTTCGAGGCAGCGAAGGACTGACGGGCATGGCTGGTTCGTCCGGAACCAGCCTGCTCACGCGTCAAGCATAAAAAAAGGGGGCGTCCTCACGGACGCCCCCTTTTTTACATCAGCCTGTTGAGGCTTATTCGACGATCATGACACCGCGCATGGTGCCATAGTGACCGGGGAACGTGCAAAGGAACTCATAACGTCCCGGCTCGCTCGGAGCCATGAACGTGATGGTGTCTTCCTCGCCCGGGCCCAGGAGGGCCGTGTGTGCCAGGGTCTGGCTCATGTCCATTGGAAGGTACTCGTTGTCGGCATTGGCCATGGCACCGGTGGCGTATTCGACCAGGTCGACACCCGCGTTCAGGAATACCAGGTTATGGCCGAACGTTTCTTTCGGCAGCGAGCCGACGTTCTGCAGCGTGACCGTGACTTCTTCGCCCGCCGCAACCGTGAACTCGGTTACACTGAACTGCAGCTGGTCGTTGGCTTCAATGACAATGGCGTCAGACGCCGCTTCTTCCATGGCCGGAGCCTGCTCTTCAGCCGTTTCGGCGGATTCGCCACCGCAACCGATGAGGGCGACAGACAGGAACAGCGCAAAAAAGAGCGTTGTCGGGGTAGAAAACAATTTCATGATAGTGGGTTTTGGTAGGATGGGACAACACCGGTCCTACCGGAAATCCGAGGGACAGATCCTCCCTGATTGCCTGTTCGGGCGAATTCGGGAATGGTTCACACTCACGTGTCGACAGGCCCTACATCGGCGGATAGGTATAGGAAGCCCCGAACCCGAGCGGGATACCCAGTGTCCAGTACAACAGCAGGAAGGCCGTCCAAAGCACCAGGAAAACGATGGTATAGGGCAGCATCATGGACGTGAGGGTGCCGATACCCGTCCGTTTCACATACCGCTGGCAATACACCACGACCAACGGGAAGTACGGCAAGAGCGGCGTGATGATGTTCGTGGACGAATCTCCAATCCGGTAGGCGGCCTGCGTAAGGTCCGGAGAGATGCCCACCTGCATGAGCATGGGAACGAAAATGGGGGCGAGGAGCGCCCACTTGGCCGATGCCGAACCCACGAACAGGTTTACAAAGCCGGCCAGGAAGATGATGCCGATCATGGTGACGGATCCGGGGAGGGCGAGGGCTTGCAACAGGGAAGCGCCCTTGAGTGCGAGCAGCGCCCCGATGTTCGATGCGCCGAACGCATACACGAACAATGAACAGAAGAAGGCCATGACAATGTAGTAGGACATGCCGTGCATGGCCTTGGTCATGGCATCCACCATGTCCTTTGCCTTGGTGAAAACGCCGGCGACGTATCCGTAAACGACACCCGGAAGCAGGAACAGCAGGAAGATGAGGGGCACGATGGACTGCATGATGGGCGCGGAGAACGAATTCAGCGAGCCCGTCGCATCCCGCATGGGAGAACTCTCGGGAATGAGCACAAGGACCAACAGGGCCACGCCGGCCAGCAGCGTGGCGGTGCCGGCGAAGAAGGCCCTGCGCTCGCGCGGACCAATGGTGTCCATGTCACCCGAGCCCTCGGCATCGGTGTCGACCGGGGTATTCCGGTTCAGCCGCGGCTCAATGATCCGATCGGTCACGAACCAGCCCATGAGCACCACGGGAATACTGGAGATGGCCGTAAAGAAGTAGTTGTTCAGCGGATTGACCAACATGTCGGGGTCAATGAGCTGCGCTGCCGGTTGGGTAAAGCCCTGCAACAGGGGATCGAGTGCGCCGGGAATGGGATTGGCACTGAATCCACCCGATACGCCCGCGAAGGCGGCTGCAATGCCCGCGAGCGGATGGCGACCGGCTGCATGGAAGATGATGCCACCAAGCGGAATGACCAGCACATAGCCGGCATCGATGGCGCTGTGGCTGATGAGTCCGACCAGGATGACGGCCGGAGTCAGCAAGGCGTCGGGGGTGACCCGAAGCATCAACTTGATGCTGGTATTGAAATACCCGGCCTCGTCTGCCACGCCGACGCCGAGCATGGCCACCAGCACGACGCCCAGTGGAGCGAAACTGGTGAAAATGGTCACCATCTGGGACAGGAACGTAGCCAAGGCCGAACCCGTGAGCAGGTTGATGACACTCAGAGGCTCACCGGAACGGGGGTCGATTTCACTGAAGGATATGGGCGCGAGCAAGGCCGAAAGGACCCAGACCACGAACAGGGAAATCAGGAACAGCATGGCCGGATCGGGCAACTTGTTGCCGATCGTTTCGATGTGACCGAGACTTCGGTTCACCCACCCGTTCTGTTTGGCGGACGCGTTGTTGGACATGGCAGCAGGGGATTGTGACGATCGCCAAACCTACGGAATCGGTTCGATGGATGCGAACCGGAATTTCACAATGGAGTATGTTCCATCCGGCAACCCATCAACCTGACCGAAGATCATGATATCCACATTTCGGGCGTTCACCGCCCTTTTTCTTTTCCTGGCCGTTCCGGCCGCCCCGACGGCCATGGCCCAGACCTTTCCGGGCTCGTCCGCGGAGTACATGACCGGCCTTGGTTTTGGCGGTGCGTTGGCCGCCGGAGAGCATGAGATTTTCGCCGGTTCGGCGCCCGTGGGCTGGCCCCGTGGTGACGAGCCCGCCGGCGAGGTGTACCAGTTTGTGCTTTCTGAAGGCGCATGGACCGAGGCAGCGCGCATGACGGCCCCCGAGGCATCCATCGGCGATGATTTCGGCCGCACCATCGCGCTCCAGGGAGATCGCCTGGTGGTCGGTGCACCGGGTCTGGCGACCGCGTATGTCTACGCCCGTGCTTCTGACGGCTCCTGGACCGTGGAGGGACGCTTGACGCCCTCGATCCTGGAAGGCGATGCGGAATTCGGTGGTGCCTACGCCCGTGGTGGTGCCCGGCGTCAGAATATTGCCATCGGCGACGGGTTCATTGCCGTTACGGCCTATGATGCGACGGTCAATTCCGGAGCGGTCCACGTGTTTGTTCACCAGGGAGATGGTTGGCATGAGACGGCCCGTCTGGATGTGGACGGGGGTGAGGCCGACCGGTTCGCATTTGCCATTGCCGCACATGGTGCCCACCTCGTGATCGGTGCGCCCGGTGAGGACGAGCGTAA
This region includes:
- a CDS encoding efflux RND transporter permease subunit; translated protein: MSSLTDLSVRRPVATAMFYLIIITIGMAGFRYLPVDLLPPIELSRLTIFANYPNVGPEEIEQIVTDPIENAVAGIPNVERVTSRSSEGNSRVTLEFVQGTNTDEAANDVRSALDRIRSGLPPEVQAPGIWKFDPNNISVVTLAVESTFPLDEATRKIEREFAQRFEQIPGVGTIELRGGIEREIRIELERDKLQAAGLTPQDVQSALSAENVKLPGGNVKEGVKDLYVRSSGEFESVEQIANTVIRYVGDKPVRVQDVATVVDGFSDIDRMSELNGIPVLRLDIQKQSGANTVEVADNVMREVERIHAEQTEMTFHVISDQSTFIRQSISNVQSSALWGGLLAIFVLYIFLRNGSSTFIIALAIPISVIATFGLMFFGGMTLNQMTFGGLALGIGLMVDNAIVVLENIVRHREEKKASLMEAARTGSREVVGAIIASTLTTCVIFVPLVFMRSTTGDMFQALAIVVVFALAASLLVAITLVPVLASRFLTAGDEKHQKKSAFQRFFTRLESSYSSSLKTAVNRRWIVFGTAVVLVVGSVLALPLIPVELAPPTEADEIEISMDMAEGTNIAVVKTYLDELKTRVLPLLPMDQIEDVATEVRWGNASIEVNLKPAGERTIDPSALADQLRGQLEGTLPGVSLRVNAQGGLWILRRLFSSGGGTEAVEVEIRGYDLKVADALAREIRDRLEAIPGVADARLSRREGRPEENLVFDREKIANLGLTIQQVGRAVQTSLGGSRAGQFRVDGEEFPIMVRLRPEDRLSLQDLDNISVRAGNGETIPVSTLIRNDRSRAPTTIQRVSGQRVTYVNANLEDGVPLGDVVELVQSNLAQMTFPRGYSASIGGEYEEQQRAQRDFLLTIILALVLIYMVMAGQFERFLDPLIVMFSVPVAIVGVVPTLLLTGTSLNMQSIMGVVMLVGIVVNNAIVLVDYINLLRREQGMDVMDAVVEAGRLRLRPILMTTLTTILGLLPLALGFGAGAEIQASLARVVIGGLTASTLVTLVLIPSVYVSTHGMLDRVRDWRDARRGALQERPVTATG
- a CDS encoding efflux RND transporter periplasmic adaptor subunit yields the protein MSPRFVFTAAAVFLLFSGCGSESPSGGGPMGRFGAPTTPAVEVIQARVGSLPLEQRLSGIVRAVNQVMIYPEISAPVERVAVRNGDTVQAGDALVYLRDQQFQDQLRQAEAQLQLNEADAERTQAALNEAEARFARAEELFKKELQSQQQFDAAMTDVASARAAHLQALARIAQAESTVRERQEALRRTIVRAPFSGMVGQRNVDAGQRVDTNTPLFMIGDFDEVRVEVSITDGMMSRIERGQTALISIDGRPDTLITARMSRISPFLEAGSFSASAEIDVPNPGRVLRPGMFVAVDVLYGESQQATLVPESALFEHPTSGLMGVFVAPSLAQETPIEEPDEFDPSNPPPLTEATPVQFRPVNVMARGRGVAGVTGIVMGDWVVTVGQDMLASRTGDVSARARPVPWQRVASLQALQDQDLLLQFMEKQQRLADSVRSSGSTTDAASAPSSAAAAATAE
- a CDS encoding HmuY family protein yields the protein MKPFIAACLLAVSFVVPVQAQPASAVRTASFVDASGDTPVFYSLESNTPVSATQAEFGGWDISMKGTELRVNGGVVMVDSAFAEVTEAPADGYVSDTPEQTAIPGGSGKGWFNYDPTTHIITPVENRTFVLKLKNGRYAKLRVTDYYRQEFTAAGPQPVPRHWSFRFELAPEGSRQFEAAKD
- a CDS encoding plastocyanin/azurin family copper-binding protein, producing MKLFSTPTTLFFALFLSVALIGCGGESAETAEEQAPAMEEAASDAIVIEANDQLQFSVTEFTVAAGEEVTVTLQNVGSLPKETFGHNLVFLNAGVDLVEYATGAMANADNEYLPMDMSQTLAHTALLGPGEEDTITFMAPSEPGRYEFLCTFPGHYGTMRGVMIVE
- a CDS encoding AbgT family transporter, whose protein sequence is MSNNASAKQNGWVNRSLGHIETIGNKLPDPAMLFLISLFVVWVLSALLAPISFSEIDPRSGEPLSVINLLTGSALATFLSQMVTIFTSFAPLGVVLVAMLGVGVADEAGYFNTSIKLMLRVTPDALLTPAVILVGLISHSAIDAGYVLVIPLGGIIFHAAGRHPLAGIAAAFAGVSGGFSANPIPGALDPLLQGFTQPAAQLIDPDMLVNPLNNYFFTAISSIPVVLMGWFVTDRIIEPRLNRNTPVDTDAEGSGDMDTIGPRERRAFFAGTATLLAGVALLVLVLIPESSPMRDATGSLNSFSAPIMQSIVPLIFLLFLLPGVVYGYVAGVFTKAKDMVDAMTKAMHGMSYYIVMAFFCSLFVYAFGASNIGALLALKGASLLQALALPGSVTMIGIIFLAGFVNLFVGSASAKWALLAPIFVPMLMQVGISPDLTQAAYRIGDSSTNIITPLLPYFPLVVVYCQRYVKRTGIGTLTSMMLPYTIVFLVLWTAFLLLYWTLGIPLGFGASYTYPPM